Proteins encoded in a region of the Anoxybacillus amylolyticus genome:
- a CDS encoding coiled-coil domain-containing protein produces the protein MAQPFTNETVAALKEEISHLKARIAQLEQQLADIQAKCQHIFSETPIMRKCVKCGYTESMYY, from the coding sequence ATGGCTCAGCCCTTTACCAATGAAACCGTTGCTGCGTTAAAAGAAGAAATCAGTCATCTAAAAGCCCGAATCGCACAATTAGAGCAACAACTCGCAGACATTCAAGCAAAATGCCAGCATATCTTTTCTGAAACGCCCATCATGCGCAAATGTGTGAAATGTGGGTATACGGAAAGCATGTACTACTAA
- a CDS encoding FAD binding domain-containing protein — MIPFDIAYYRPSTIEDAVQLFSSLEADGKRPLYYGGGTEFITLARLWRTFADAVIDVKHLPECRTLSIAADELTFGAAVSLTAIEEANLFPLLTKAAREVADRTARNQITLGGNICGQIFYRETVLPILLADSRVVIAGKEGINERSIHEVFQQYMRLSPSEFLVQVKVDATYSKLPYAHTKRRQQGNTGYPLVTVAALKKDGKLRVAFSGVCPFPFRSLEIEDQLNRKIPLDVRIASAIEALPFPVLDDIEGSAKYRLFVLRHALLDVITELEGECS, encoded by the coding sequence ATGATTCCGTTTGATATCGCATACTATCGCCCGTCTACGATTGAAGATGCAGTACAACTATTTTCTTCCCTCGAAGCCGATGGAAAGCGCCCTCTTTATTACGGCGGCGGCACCGAGTTTATTACGTTAGCACGCCTATGGAGGACATTTGCCGATGCGGTCATTGACGTTAAACACCTTCCTGAATGCCGCACGCTTTCCATAGCAGCGGATGAGTTGACGTTCGGCGCAGCCGTTTCGCTTACTGCAATTGAAGAAGCAAATTTGTTTCCGCTATTGACAAAAGCCGCGCGGGAAGTTGCAGATCGAACCGCGCGCAACCAAATTACACTTGGCGGCAATATTTGTGGACAGATTTTTTACCGTGAAACCGTCCTTCCTATCTTGCTTGCCGATAGTCGAGTTGTCATCGCTGGAAAAGAAGGAATAAATGAACGGTCAATTCATGAGGTGTTCCAGCAATACATGCGCCTTTCTCCCTCTGAATTTCTCGTTCAAGTAAAAGTCGATGCCACATACAGCAAACTACCATACGCTCATACAAAGCGGCGGCAACAAGGAAATACTGGGTATCCACTCGTAACGGTCGCTGCATTGAAAAAGGACGGGAAGCTTCGCGTTGCCTTTAGCGGCGTCTGTCCGTTTCCGTTTCGCTCGTTGGAAATAGAAGATCAGCTAAACAGAAAGATACCTCTTGATGTTCGCATCGCTAGTGCGATCGAAGCACTTCCATTTCCGGTGCTTGATGATATCGAAGGGTCGGCAAAATACCGTTTGTTTGTGCTACGGCATGCGCTTTTGGACGTCATTACCGAGCTAGAAGGGGAATGTTCATGA
- a CDS encoding (2Fe-2S)-binding protein: MKYEVILHINGEQRSAVIRQADTLLIVLRHLGLTGAKPGCLNGDCGACTVLVNDTPIKSCMMLAIETVGQAITTIEGLHDTAIQRAFVEQFAFQCGYCTPGFVMNAYALTTQKPDADEETIRKWLESNICRCTSYHEIEQAVRSVLAQKKR, translated from the coding sequence ATGAAATACGAAGTCATTTTGCATATTAACGGTGAGCAACGATCGGCGGTCATTCGCCAAGCAGATACGTTATTAATCGTGCTTCGCCATTTAGGGTTAACCGGTGCAAAGCCTGGTTGTTTAAACGGAGATTGTGGTGCGTGTACGGTCCTTGTGAACGATACGCCAATAAAATCATGCATGATGTTAGCGATAGAAACGGTTGGGCAAGCGATTACAACGATTGAAGGGCTGCATGATACTGCCATTCAGCGCGCTTTCGTCGAGCAGTTTGCGTTTCAGTGCGGCTATTGTACGCCAGGATTTGTGATGAACGCTTACGCTTTAACAACACAAAAGCCAGACGCAGACGAGGAAACGATCCGAAAATGGCTGGAATCCAACATTTGTCGCTGCACAAGCTACCATGAAATTGAGCAGGCGGTTCGTTCTGTTCTCGCACAAAAGAAGCGATAA